Proteins encoded in a region of the Cytobacillus luteolus genome:
- a CDS encoding PspA/IM30 family protein has product MGLFNRIKNTIAADLHEVLDQKEQKNPISVLNQYLRQCEQEVEKVRKLVERQHLLKDEFTREYTEASKLAEKRKYQAEIATKAGETELYEFAYQEQVQYEERTSRLKESLAGATQHLLELEKKYEEMKHKLKDMYIKRMELMGRENMARAHYKMNQVLDTTSHTNKSEASFNEMESYLDRLEQQVNSAYYRNTIDSRIAQLEKEMKKEESITIS; this is encoded by the coding sequence ATGGGATTATTCAATCGTATTAAAAACACTATCGCAGCAGATTTACATGAGGTTTTAGACCAAAAGGAGCAAAAAAATCCAATCTCAGTTTTAAATCAATATCTTCGTCAATGTGAGCAAGAAGTAGAGAAAGTTCGTAAGCTTGTTGAACGTCAGCATTTATTAAAGGATGAATTTACTCGCGAATATACAGAAGCAAGTAAATTAGCAGAGAAACGTAAGTACCAAGCTGAAATCGCTACGAAAGCAGGAGAAACAGAGCTTTATGAGTTTGCCTATCAGGAACAAGTTCAATATGAAGAACGCACTTCGCGTTTAAAGGAATCATTAGCAGGTGCCACGCAACATCTATTAGAGCTTGAGAAAAAATATGAAGAAATGAAACACAAATTAAAGGACATGTATATTAAACGAATGGAACTAATGGGCCGTGAAAATATGGCGAGAGCACATTATAAAATGAACCAGGTTTTAGATACTACTAGCCATACAAACAAATCAGAAGCTAGCTTTAATGAAATGGAAAGCTACTTAGATAGACTGGAGCAACAAGTGAATTCGGCTTACTATCGAAACACAATTGACTCACGTATTGCCCAGCTAGAAAAAGAAATGAAAAAAGAAGAATCTATTACTATTTCATAA
- a CDS encoding M20/M25/M40 family metallo-hydrolase: MLDCKDDILFFTKQLVNVESIVNTNGEKEIASVLYTLISSFPYFTNNPSHVLKVETKNDPHERYNVLAFVKGTKGTSNKTVILMGHMDTVGVDDFNQLKDKACNPDEIVEEFKKETLPQALREHVDSEEWMFGRGILDMKSGLASHLYLLKYYSEHPEELEGNLVLVSECDEEDGSHGILSALDELKKWKEEHDFEYVAAINADFVSPRYEGDDNRYIYKGTTGKLLPSFFITGAETHVGSCFEGLDPNFIAAELTRQIDYNPDLCNEALGEITVPPVSLKQTDLKPSYTVQTALSAYVYYNFFIFSWSPKEVLEKLKEQAYIAFENSLHLFKERYKKFSELSGEPYREVTWTPRVMTYEEMHELLVNEHGTAYVSHMKDFKENLLLDESLDTRMYAARVVEEAWKWMIDKNPAIILFYSSLYSPRIELSGETEQERNLIEALDYAVGKIQPSYQHPIAIRNFFPYISDMSFVALSDDEKGIQAVSNNNPGWGTKHYVNYQDIRDINVPVINIGPYGIDAHKKYERMEKTFSLEVVPNLTNEVIKKLLT; this comes from the coding sequence GTGCTAGATTGTAAGGATGATATTTTGTTTTTTACGAAACAGTTAGTAAATGTTGAAAGTATTGTGAACACGAATGGAGAAAAGGAAATAGCTTCTGTGTTATATACCTTAATTTCGTCGTTTCCTTATTTTACGAACAATCCAAGTCATGTGTTAAAAGTAGAAACAAAAAATGACCCGCATGAACGGTATAATGTGTTGGCTTTTGTTAAAGGAACAAAAGGTACGAGCAACAAAACGGTAATATTGATGGGGCATATGGACACAGTCGGTGTTGATGACTTTAATCAGCTAAAAGATAAGGCTTGTAATCCGGATGAAATTGTTGAGGAATTTAAAAAGGAAACTCTACCTCAAGCTTTAAGAGAGCATGTTGATTCAGAAGAGTGGATGTTTGGCCGCGGTATTCTTGACATGAAGAGTGGGCTTGCTAGTCACCTATATCTTCTAAAATATTATTCTGAGCACCCGGAGGAACTAGAAGGGAATTTAGTGTTAGTGAGTGAGTGTGATGAAGAGGATGGCTCTCATGGAATTCTTTCTGCATTAGATGAACTGAAGAAATGGAAGGAAGAGCATGACTTCGAATATGTTGCGGCGATAAATGCAGATTTTGTGTCACCTCGCTATGAAGGAGACGATAATCGTTATATCTATAAAGGTACTACAGGTAAGCTGCTTCCTTCTTTTTTTATAACAGGAGCTGAAACGCATGTAGGATCTTGTTTTGAAGGACTTGACCCAAATTTTATTGCGGCAGAGTTAACGAGACAAATTGACTATAACCCAGACCTGTGTAATGAGGCACTCGGTGAAATAACAGTACCGCCAGTTTCGCTTAAGCAAACAGACTTAAAGCCCTCATATACTGTTCAAACAGCACTGTCTGCCTATGTCTACTATAACTTCTTTATCTTTTCATGGTCTCCAAAAGAAGTGTTAGAAAAGCTAAAGGAGCAAGCTTATATTGCCTTTGAAAATTCTCTACACCTTTTCAAAGAACGCTATAAAAAATTTAGTGAATTAAGCGGTGAGCCATATAGAGAAGTGACTTGGACACCTAGAGTTATGACGTATGAGGAGATGCACGAGCTGCTAGTGAATGAACATGGTACAGCTTACGTAAGTCATATGAAAGATTTTAAAGAAAATCTTTTACTAGATGAATCTCTTGATACTAGAATGTATGCAGCCAGAGTGGTAGAGGAAGCGTGGAAATGGATGATAGATAAAAATCCAGCAATCATCCTTTTCTATTCATCCTTATACTCACCACGAATCGAGCTATCAGGAGAGACTGAACAAGAGAGAAATCTAATTGAAGCACTTGATTATGCTGTTGGAAAAATACAACCAAGCTATCAACATCCAATTGCCATTCGTAACTTTTTCCCGTACATTTCTGATATGAGCTTTGTAGCACTTAGCGATGATGAAAAGGGGATTCAAGCTGTTTCTAACAACAACCCTGGTTGGGGAACAAAACATTATGTGAACTACCAGGACATCCGTGACATTAATGTACCGGTCATTAATATTGGTCCTTATGGAATTGATGCACATAAGAAGTATGAGCGAATGGAAAAAACATTCTCTTTAGAAGTTGTTCCTAATCTGACAAACGAAGTAATTAAAAAATTATTAACGTAA
- a CDS encoding D-2-hydroxyacid dehydrogenase yields the protein MSTRKIVITQDIDQKYYDQIKDIIPDWELIVGKEKEVWETHLQDAEIIAGWKKEVKEYSIDKDSKLRWLQAWSAGVNNLPLSQLESKNVYLTSANGVHAYPISETIFALMLGLTRKIHSYVRNQTEKKWHHDNLKLEIHEKTIGIIGVGEIGKETAKIAKAFGMKVLGLRHSGKPEQFVDEMYTPDQLNEILPHCDYVVITLPLTKETQQMFGKEQFNLMKPSSFLINIGRGEIVIESDLIAALQEGKIAGAGLDVFEKEPLSEESPLWDLENVIITPHTSGSTENYNKRVLENILIPNLKKYINGEALSINLVDYKKGY from the coding sequence ATGTCTACTAGAAAAATTGTAATTACTCAAGATATTGATCAAAAATATTATGACCAAATAAAAGATATTATTCCTGACTGGGAATTGATTGTAGGAAAAGAGAAGGAAGTTTGGGAGACACACCTCCAGGATGCTGAAATCATTGCTGGCTGGAAAAAAGAAGTGAAGGAGTATAGCATTGATAAGGACTCAAAGTTACGTTGGCTTCAGGCTTGGAGTGCTGGTGTTAACAATCTACCATTATCTCAGTTAGAATCTAAGAATGTCTATTTAACAAGCGCCAATGGTGTTCATGCTTACCCAATCTCCGAAACAATTTTTGCCCTAATGCTCGGATTAACACGAAAAATTCATTCATATGTTCGAAATCAAACAGAAAAAAAGTGGCATCATGACAACCTTAAGCTAGAAATCCATGAGAAAACGATTGGAATTATTGGTGTAGGTGAGATTGGAAAAGAAACAGCTAAAATTGCAAAAGCTTTCGGAATGAAGGTTTTAGGACTACGTCATTCAGGTAAGCCCGAACAGTTTGTTGATGAAATGTATACACCCGATCAACTGAACGAGATTCTTCCACATTGTGATTATGTGGTGATTACATTACCACTTACGAAAGAAACGCAGCAAATGTTTGGTAAGGAACAGTTCAATCTTATGAAGCCTTCCTCTTTTTTAATAAATATTGGTCGCGGGGAAATTGTTATCGAAAGTGATTTAATAGCAGCATTACAAGAGGGGAAAATTGCTGGGGCAGGGCTTGATGTGTTTGAAAAAGAGCCACTTAGTGAAGAAAGCCCGCTATGGGACCTTGAAAATGTTATTATTACTCCTCATACATCAGGTTCCACTGAAAATTACAATAAAAGAGTGTTGGAGAATATTCTTATTCCAAATTTAAAAAAGTATATCAATGGAGAAGCACTTTCTATTAACTTGGTTGATTATAAAAAAGGATATTAA
- a CDS encoding toxic anion resistance protein — translation MTENQPNPSLLKKTGNANLMDDLLANPFGEVNNTVQPTIEVRENKQVKLIDVIPEENRAKAYQLAEQIDPTNHQAMISYGTPAQSKLLSFSHSMLDHVQKKDAGEVGDIINELMKKLHDVNPDELKTEKPSLLSRVFGKVTSSVQEVLSKYQKTGAQIDRISVKLEHSKNGLMADIAMLEKLYEVNKEYFDTLNIYIAAGEIKLEELNEKTIPALKKEAQNSSDQMKFQEVNDMTQFADRLDKRLHDLKLSREITIQSAPQIRLIQNTNQALVEKIQSSIMTAIPLWKNQIAIALTLIRQRKAVEAQKQVSKTTNELLLKNAEMLKSNTIETARENERGLVDIETLKKTQANLISTLEETLRIQEEGRNKRRQAEHELATMDRELRQKLLDIKEG, via the coding sequence ATGACCGAAAATCAACCAAACCCATCCCTGTTAAAAAAGACCGGCAATGCAAATTTAATGGATGATCTTCTTGCCAATCCTTTTGGGGAAGTCAACAATACGGTGCAACCTACGATTGAAGTAAGAGAAAATAAACAAGTGAAACTGATTGACGTTATACCAGAAGAGAACAGAGCAAAGGCCTATCAATTGGCTGAGCAAATAGATCCCACAAACCATCAAGCGATGATTTCTTATGGAACACCTGCACAATCCAAGCTTCTATCGTTTTCACATAGCATGCTTGATCATGTTCAGAAAAAAGATGCAGGTGAAGTTGGAGATATCATTAATGAACTAATGAAGAAGCTACATGACGTTAATCCTGATGAGTTAAAAACCGAAAAGCCATCCTTGTTATCAAGAGTATTCGGGAAAGTAACTAGTTCTGTTCAAGAGGTATTATCCAAGTATCAAAAAACAGGTGCTCAAATTGATCGAATTAGTGTCAAGTTGGAGCATAGTAAAAATGGGTTAATGGCTGATATTGCTATGCTTGAAAAGCTATATGAGGTTAACAAGGAGTATTTTGATACGTTAAATATCTACATTGCAGCAGGTGAAATAAAGCTAGAAGAACTAAATGAAAAAACAATTCCAGCTCTTAAAAAAGAAGCCCAAAATTCAAGTGATCAAATGAAATTTCAAGAAGTAAATGATATGACACAGTTTGCTGACCGATTAGATAAACGTTTACATGATCTAAAGCTGAGTAGAGAAATAACGATTCAAAGTGCGCCACAGATTCGTCTAATCCAAAACACCAATCAGGCACTCGTTGAAAAAATACAATCGTCCATTATGACAGCCATTCCACTATGGAAAAATCAAATTGCCATTGCCCTAACTCTTATTAGACAAAGGAAAGCGGTTGAAGCACAGAAACAAGTATCAAAAACAACAAATGAGCTTCTTTTAAAAAATGCAGAGATGCTAAAGTCCAACACAATTGAAACAGCAAGAGAAAATGAGCGAGGCCTTGTTGATATTGAAACTTTAAAGAAAACACAGGCTAATTTAATATCAACTCTTGAAGAAACATTACGGATTCAAGAGGAAGGTAGAAATAAGCGTCGTCAGGCAGAGCACGAGCTCGCAACGATGGACAGAGAATTAAGACAGAAATTGCTAGATATTAAAGAAGGATAA
- a CDS encoding Gmad2 immunoglobulin-like domain-containing protein → MNKLLTMFIVALAFLSGCNNDETPPPEQTQETENNQADDTTDEETTDEHGAQNEAFHVEYPQPGDSVEYTFTVKGEAQVYEGSFAYRLVADDGEELVREYVQVNQEDHEGKGLWRSFEFTVYLDDHTTPSATLYLYEESEKDGTVTNELAIPITFIPSEE, encoded by the coding sequence ATGAATAAATTACTTACTATGTTCATTGTAGCTCTCGCTTTCCTGTCAGGTTGTAACAACGATGAAACCCCACCACCTGAACAAACACAGGAAACAGAAAATAATCAAGCAGACGACACAACAGATGAAGAAACGACTGACGAACACGGCGCACAAAATGAGGCATTTCACGTTGAATATCCACAACCTGGTGACTCTGTTGAATATACCTTTACTGTTAAAGGTGAAGCTCAGGTGTATGAAGGATCATTTGCATACCGCTTAGTTGCTGACGATGGGGAAGAGCTTGTTCGTGAGTATGTTCAGGTTAACCAAGAAGATCATGAGGGTAAAGGGTTATGGAGGAGCTTTGAATTCACCGTATATCTTGATGATCACACCACACCATCAGCGACTCTTTATCTTTATGAAGAAAGCGAGAAGGATGGAACAGTTACAAATGAATTAGCTATTCCTATTACGTTTATTCCTAGTGAGGAGTAG
- a CDS encoding D-TA family PLP-dependent enzyme — MIGQYLMELDTPTLLLDRNKLDQNLEEMSRFAVENNVRLRPHIKTHKSVNIAKLQLQAGAVGITCAKIGEAEVMAAAGIKDILIAYPISADLKIQRLRKLLENNVDLKVSVDSLEQLKSLQKGLEDTPFMLEVWIKVNSGLNRCGVEPGNEVVELAQAIVFLSKLRLGGVFTHAGHSYAAKSSEEIQRIGLEEAKAVVESAEACEKVGIPVPIRSVGSTPTYKFAGKVKGINEIRPGNAVFFDAIQAGLGVSNLERCAVTVLGGVAGVYKNRIVFDTGSKTLCLDKGAHGNNTVNGFGHVIHHPEVTIERLSEEHGVGIFDETTSLTLKDKVQIIPNHVCTVVNQFNEYIVHDGSKVIDVWNIDARGMIK; from the coding sequence GTGATTGGCCAATATTTGATGGAGCTAGATACACCAACCTTATTATTAGATAGAAACAAACTAGACCAAAATTTAGAAGAGATGTCGAGGTTTGCGGTTGAAAATAATGTACGTTTAAGGCCGCATATCAAAACACATAAATCTGTGAATATCGCTAAACTTCAACTACAAGCTGGGGCGGTGGGAATTACATGTGCGAAAATTGGAGAAGCAGAGGTGATGGCTGCTGCCGGAATAAAGGACATTTTAATTGCCTACCCAATCTCAGCTGATTTAAAAATACAGCGACTTCGAAAGCTCCTCGAAAACAATGTTGATCTTAAGGTATCGGTCGATAGTCTTGAACAATTGAAAAGCCTACAAAAAGGGTTAGAGGATACACCTTTTATGCTTGAGGTATGGATAAAGGTAAACTCTGGCCTTAACCGTTGTGGTGTCGAGCCAGGTAACGAAGTAGTAGAGCTAGCTCAAGCTATTGTGTTTTTATCCAAGTTAAGACTCGGTGGAGTTTTTACCCATGCCGGACATTCGTATGCAGCGAAATCTTCAGAGGAAATACAACGAATTGGCTTAGAGGAAGCGAAGGCAGTTGTCGAAAGTGCAGAGGCCTGTGAAAAGGTAGGAATACCGGTGCCAATCCGAAGTGTCGGTTCAACGCCAACGTATAAGTTTGCGGGCAAGGTAAAAGGTATTAATGAAATTCGACCTGGAAATGCTGTATTTTTTGATGCGATTCAGGCAGGGCTAGGGGTGAGTAATCTTGAGAGGTGTGCAGTGACTGTTTTAGGTGGAGTTGCGGGGGTTTATAAAAACAGAATTGTCTTTGATACCGGTAGTAAAACGCTTTGTTTAGATAAAGGGGCACACGGTAACAATACAGTAAATGGCTTTGGACATGTTATCCATCACCCTGAAGTTACAATCGAAAGACTCTCTGAGGAACATGGAGTTGGTATATTTGACGAAACAACTTCATTAACATTAAAAGATAAGGTTCAAATTATTCCTAATCATGTCTGTACAGTAGTGAATCAATTTAATGAATATATTGTCCATGATGGTAGTAAAGTGATCGATGTTTGGAATATTGATGCAAGAGGTATGATTAAGTAG
- a CDS encoding SDR family oxidoreductase, which yields MLITTRTALLTGSASGLGKRTAIELAQKGINTVINYRNSEKEASELKTYITENFGVECTVIQGDIASVRDCEKIIHHCIAEHSHIDILINNAGPYVHERKHLIDYDMDEWKYIIDGNLNGVFCLLKYFVPKMREKKWGRIINFGFERADTAPGWIYRSAFAAAKVGLVSLTKTVALEEAKYGITANMVSPGEIIGHWKESNILDAQGKNDENTPVGRPGTGEDIARTISFLCDEKSDFITGSVIPITGGKDVLSKRLGSY from the coding sequence ATTCTCATTACTACTAGAACCGCATTATTAACAGGTAGTGCATCAGGGCTTGGCAAACGAACTGCAATTGAATTAGCTCAAAAAGGGATAAACACTGTTATTAATTATCGGAATAGTGAAAAGGAAGCCAGTGAACTTAAGACATATATTACAGAGAACTTCGGAGTAGAGTGTACAGTAATACAGGGCGACATTGCATCAGTACGTGACTGTGAAAAAATCATCCATCATTGTATTGCAGAACATAGTCATATTGATATTCTCATTAACAACGCAGGCCCGTATGTGCATGAACGGAAACACTTAATAGATTATGACATGGATGAATGGAAATATATAATAGACGGAAATCTTAATGGAGTATTTTGTCTACTAAAATACTTCGTACCCAAAATGCGAGAGAAGAAGTGGGGCAGAATTATTAACTTTGGCTTTGAACGTGCTGACACAGCCCCAGGTTGGATCTATCGCTCAGCCTTCGCTGCAGCAAAGGTAGGACTGGTTTCACTAACAAAAACAGTCGCTCTAGAAGAAGCAAAATACGGTATTACGGCAAATATGGTGTCTCCGGGTGAAATCATCGGCCACTGGAAGGAATCAAACATCCTAGATGCCCAAGGGAAAAACGATGAAAATACCCCAGTCGGCCGACCAGGCACAGGAGAAGACATAGCCAGAACCATATCCTTCCTATGTGACGAAAAATCAGACTTCATTACAGGAAGTGTTATTCCCATTACGGGTGGGAAGGATGTCCTCTCAAAAAGGCTCGGGAGTTATTAG
- a CDS encoding DNA-3-methyladenine glycosylase has translation MKTDITYKPLGVEFFQQPTIKLAQSLLGSLLVKITDDGIASGYIVETEAYKGPEDRAAHSFGNRRTKRTEIMFGEPGYIYTYQMHTHCLVNVVSGDVDKPEAVLIRAVEPLTSIELMQKRRGMNDLKNLTNGPGKLTKALGISMEDYGNSIIKPPLFIAEGLKPELISSGPRIGIDNSGEAKDYPWRFWISGNKYVSR, from the coding sequence TTGAAAACAGATATAACATATAAACCCTTGGGAGTTGAATTTTTTCAACAGCCTACCATTAAATTAGCACAATCACTATTAGGGAGCTTATTAGTGAAAATAACAGATGACGGTATTGCATCGGGTTATATTGTCGAAACAGAAGCATACAAGGGGCCCGAGGATCGAGCCGCACATAGCTTTGGAAATCGCCGCACAAAAAGAACAGAGATTATGTTTGGAGAACCAGGTTACATCTATACATATCAAATGCATACACATTGCTTAGTCAATGTTGTTAGTGGAGATGTTGATAAACCAGAAGCTGTATTAATCAGGGCAGTAGAGCCACTAACTTCTATTGAATTAATGCAGAAAAGAAGAGGCATGAACGATCTTAAAAATCTTACAAACGGACCAGGAAAGCTGACAAAGGCATTAGGAATTTCTATGGAGGACTATGGCAATTCCATCATTAAACCGCCCTTGTTTATTGCTGAGGGTTTGAAGCCTGAGTTAATCTCGAGTGGACCTAGAATCGGAATTGATAATTCAGGAGAAGCTAAGGATTACCCCTGGAGATTTTGGATTAGTGGAAATAAATATGTATCGAGATAA
- a CDS encoding M20/M25/M40 family metallo-hydrolase, with the protein MMVEKVVNKLVSIETVKEALSFLKEDNDNTTKDQIDITSIPAPTFQEQVRGEDFVRRFRELGLENVHVDDVGNVIGTKVGTGTGPKLVVSAHLDTVFPEGTDVKPKLRDGKIYAPGISDDGRGLAVLLTLLRALNHSNIKTIGDLVFVATVGEEGLGDLRGVKALFQERDDIDGFISIEPGEPNRTVYLGTGSRRYRVTYKGPGGHSFGNFGTPSAIHALGRAIAKISELETPIQPRTTFNIGTIDGGTSVNTIAAQASMLVDIRSTSQEELTKLEQKILSVSQSAARDENQRWNKDAISVDLELVGDRPAGSQSAESLIVQASLAADVALGYKPELCEPSSTDSNVPISLGIPAVTLGGGGDLGGVHTLEEYFDPQDAYVGPQKILLTALGLVGVEDETKPLLVKLK; encoded by the coding sequence ATGATGGTGGAAAAAGTCGTAAACAAGCTTGTAAGTATAGAGACAGTAAAAGAGGCTTTATCCTTTTTAAAGGAAGATAATGATAACACTACGAAAGATCAGATTGACATCACTTCAATCCCGGCACCAACCTTTCAGGAACAGGTAAGGGGAGAAGATTTTGTTAGACGCTTTAGGGAACTAGGACTTGAGAATGTTCATGTAGATGATGTTGGAAATGTGATTGGGACAAAAGTAGGAACGGGCACAGGGCCTAAACTGGTTGTCTCTGCGCACTTAGACACTGTCTTTCCAGAAGGCACAGACGTTAAACCAAAGTTAAGAGATGGTAAGATCTATGCACCAGGTATATCAGATGATGGTAGAGGGCTAGCGGTTTTATTAACCTTACTAAGAGCCTTAAATCATTCAAATATAAAGACAATAGGTGATCTTGTTTTTGTTGCAACTGTTGGAGAGGAAGGCTTAGGAGATTTACGGGGAGTAAAGGCATTGTTTCAGGAGAGGGATGACATCGATGGCTTTATCTCAATTGAGCCAGGTGAACCCAACCGCACGGTGTATCTTGGTACAGGAAGCCGTCGTTATCGCGTAACATATAAAGGTCCTGGAGGGCATAGTTTCGGAAACTTTGGTACACCAAGTGCCATTCATGCTCTTGGAAGAGCCATTGCGAAAATATCTGAGTTAGAAACACCAATTCAACCGAGAACCACCTTTAACATAGGGACCATTGATGGAGGGACTTCCGTTAATACGATAGCTGCACAAGCATCGATGCTTGTTGATATCCGATCAACATCACAGGAAGAATTAACGAAGCTAGAACAAAAGATCCTATCCGTTAGTCAGAGTGCAGCTCGTGATGAAAATCAGCGCTGGAACAAAGACGCTATTTCAGTAGACCTCGAGTTGGTTGGAGATCGACCTGCAGGCTCACAGTCTGCTGAAAGCCTAATCGTGCAAGCTTCGTTGGCAGCAGATGTTGCTCTAGGCTATAAGCCCGAATTATGTGAGCCAAGTAGTACTGATTCGAATGTACCTATTAGCTTAGGAATTCCTGCTGTTACGCTCGGAGGTGGAGGAGATCTCGGGGGAGTGCATACGCTAGAGGAGTATTTTGACCCTCAGGATGCATACGTTGGACCTCAAAAAATCCTGTTAACAGCATTAGGGTTAGTGGGAGTAGAGGATGAGACTAAGCCATTGTTAGTTAAGCTTAAATAA
- a CDS encoding excisionase family DNA-binding protein, protein MYLTIKETAEYLSFPESYIEALILEKKIRAVHDGEQYLINKEQFTTHLEQMEKHKALLEELRNEPIPADIDVKDED, encoded by the coding sequence ATGTATCTAACAATAAAAGAAACCGCAGAATACCTATCCTTTCCAGAATCATACATCGAAGCATTAATCCTGGAAAAGAAAATTCGGGCTGTCCATGATGGAGAACAATACCTTATCAACAAAGAGCAATTCACAACCCACCTAGAGCAAATGGAAAAGCACAAAGCATTACTCGAAGAATTACGTAATGAACCAATTCCTGCTGATATTGATGTGAAGGATGAGGATTGA
- a CDS encoding flagellar basal body rod protein, with translation MKKFGLLLAGGIAAIVLLGNLPAVIGLAISLVIMYYAVKGFMQTDSTAKKVMWAAVGLIALAITASNVPAIFGIAAAYVLYLVYKNWNKKEVVVTEESNDPFTNFEKQWAELKKNY, from the coding sequence ATGAAAAAATTTGGTTTACTACTAGCCGGAGGAATTGCAGCCATTGTCCTATTAGGTAACCTTCCCGCAGTGATTGGGTTGGCAATCAGCCTAGTCATCATGTACTACGCAGTTAAAGGATTTATGCAAACAGACTCAACTGCTAAAAAGGTTATGTGGGCAGCAGTTGGATTAATTGCTCTAGCAATCACCGCTTCAAATGTTCCAGCTATTTTTGGAATTGCAGCAGCTTATGTTTTATACCTAGTGTATAAAAACTGGAATAAAAAAGAAGTGGTTGTTACAGAAGAAAGCAATGATCCGTTCACTAACTTTGAGAAGCAGTGGGCTGAATTAAAGAAAAACTATTAA